Within the Hevea brasiliensis isolate MT/VB/25A 57/8 chromosome 2, ASM3005281v1, whole genome shotgun sequence genome, the region GGCAGGCCAACGAGCACTCCACATCAACAAAAGGTGCTTCTATTTATCTGCCATACGTCTGCATATCCCGTTCTTTATAATATGACCAATTGTTTGGTTCAGTATCAAACACATAATAGGAACCATCACACTTTTTTTATGCCTTTAAAAACAGTCCATTTGTTTTACACCTTGTCTTGGTGCTTTCGATTTGTTAACTATATTTATGGTTGAGGAATTAATCAATCATATCCTCTGTTTTCACATGAGCATAACATCTTATCTGTTTTGATTTCCCATTTATGTTGAGACCATGGTTTTAACTCGTGGTCACAGTTCACAGAAACATGCCTGTAATAACCGTAATGTAACAGTAATAGCCTGTCGCTAcgcaaattttttaaatttgcaaTGTTTATGGAATGAATAGATATTTAaatgtataattaaaattaagacatacAAGTAAATAATGCATAAATATACCAAATAAGGATATTAAATCCATCATTCTTAGATATCATTAGTATTAACTAATTTAACAACAAAATAACTTAGTAGATAGTAAAGAACTAACTTTATTACCACCAAGCTAAGCAactaagaatttaaattaaaattaggtTTTAAACTTACTATTTAACATAGTTATTAAAGGTTCAAGGTATGCTAAGGCGCCAAAGGGTCTTGTATCCTAGGCGCAAGGTGCAGGTGTGCACCTGAGCGAGGTGAGgtacataaatttaaaaaaaaaaaaatctataaaagtcaaataaatgtgaatatttcattaaaattcaaataacataaaactaaaaataataataactaataagtattcaagtaataataattttgcaatccaaataaaataaaaataaactactaAAGTTTAAGACACTAATATATTGAAAGTTGAATAGTCTTTTaatgtctcaaaactaaagtcAAGCAATCATAAAATAATTGCTTTTAAATCTTCATCAAGAGTAGCATCAtaatcttcttcatcttcttctgcaCCTTCATTCTCTTTATTCTCATTTTCAAGATCAATATTTTCATCATCTTCCTCATCTTTAAGAACTAAAGGAGTATTAGTTCTCAAGTTAGTGGATGatgctttttctttttcttttggcatagatcttgaaatagGTGTAGatgtaatatatattttttttaaaaagacaGTAAGAGAGTGGTAGTGTTAACAATGAAAATATGGGAGAGGTTTGTGATCTTGGGTGTGTTGGTTTAACAAGATTTTAATGATTAGTTATCACCAGCGATATTAATTTGAAAACCTTCCTAGTGCCTTAATATAGGATTTTGGTAGATCGGCAAATTTCGAATTGAGTGGTATTGTTTTTTTGCCAATGGAAGTGGTCGTTGAAGGTGGAAATAAAGAAAACATGCATTTTTAGAGCATTGCGGTTGGAATAAGGCGCACACCTAGGTGTAGAAGGCGCTAGGGTTAGAGTCTAGTGAGCCTTGAGTCTGAGACGTATCTAAGGtgtgcctttaataactatgcaatTTAATGTATGAAAATTAATTTCAATAGTTGATTTCATAATTTTTCCCTAATTTTAAaaactaattaataaattaaaaaaatatttattttattattattttttaaaaatgactACATGTTGTTTTTAAAATTACAACATGTTGTTTTTAAAATTACAACatgttgttttttctttttttattaagtTACACTTACGTATATCCATTAAATTGACTTATTTATTCATTAGCTGTGGTTGATCTGGCAAAAATGAAATATTCTCAGAATTCTCCATTGATACGACATGTTGTGAAGGTAAGCAACTAAGCGTTCAGTTTAAAATTAGGTTTTAAACATACcatttaatttatgaaattaattcAAGTGTTGATTTCatgattattttttttcttaaattttatctTGTAAAGCCTAAATTTATACTTAGCAAATATTATTAAAGCCTAAAACTTTCTTTgatattattttctaattattaatttatttacctaaaaataatttcaaaaatagctaaaaattagaaaatagaTAATAACTCAACCTTTGCTCTCCTTCACTTCAAAACCACCTTGTCTATTTGATGATGTATGCTCTTGAGGTAAAAAATGTGTAGAGAAATGAAGGATTTCACTTGATTGTGGAGAAAATTGAGAGAATGGCAAAAATGCCTATACTAGGTAGAAAATGAAGAGGAGCTGAATGAATAAGCCAAGATAGACTTTTGCAAAAAAAGGTTCCTTTTGCCACCCTTCATGTGAATGCAGTGAAAACAGCCAaagattctcaaccaaaaaaggGGCTTTTATGATCTTTATATAACAGTCGGTAACGGCTGTTCCCTTTATATAACTGCCATGACGGCCTTTACAGCTGCAATTTTAAAATTCCTTTAAACAACAATAATAACAGTAATGTCAGGCTAAAATTCCCTTAAATAACATAACAGCCGTAACGTAACGGCCGTTATTTAAAACCATGGTTGAGACAAGTAACGCTAGCATAAGAAATTTATCTACTAATTTCTTAATGAGATAAGTTCAGTTAAGCTCATGAGTCATACCATTTTACTCTAATTGGTGAAAGAAGGATTCCATATATTCTTCCATAACTATCTGTCATTTTGGCCTTGTTTGTTACTGTCACTAATTTCTTTTTCTATGCATCATCTTTATTTCTCTTTGTTTGTATTTTGTGCAGCGAGATTATGATGATGCTGTAAGAGAACTCCAAAGTCAGCTGGCCAAAGGGATTTCTTTGAATGAGTTACAAAGTAGTTGTATGTCTACAAGTACCAAAACACTAACTGATAATAGGGGACATTCTAGGTGTGCATTACCACCTTCATACCGTAGAAGACATGATGTGGATCAGTGGTTGCATAAGCATTCTGTGGGCCATGCCAAGAGCACCAATATGCCATTTTCAGCTTTAATGGATCTTGTAGAGAGAACTAATGGAGGAGATAAAGTTATATCGAGGCAGAGTTATCATGTTGGTAACTATGAGATAGTGGTTAGTATTCTTTGAATTAGAGATGTTGCATTATTTTAAGAGAGGAGAATTCTTGTGACAGACTTATTGTCCATTTGGCATCTCTAACTATTTCATATTATTTAAAGAGAACCATGATTCATGGTATGTCATTGCCATACTTCGGAATTTACCTTGTTATGAAGTTCAGATTTTaaacacattttttttttatttcatgaaAAAGTCATTAATCAATATTTGACATATGAAATATTCTCCAACTTCCTAATTTTTTGAAAGATGTTTAGATTATTGTACATGCTTGCTAATAACTGATGAATTTCAGCTCCTTTTGATACTTGgatgaaattgattaatattcTTATGGAATGAATTCCAGTAATACCCCTTATGTTTGATATACTGTATATATATCTGGTTTGATCAATTATAATGTCGAGAAAGGAACAGTAGCTTAATTGTTTGAATGTCTCCTGAATCTTTGATGGCCACAGGTCCTTACAAAAATCGTTAAGAGTGATCTTCATGTACTGGTAGCCACAAACACAAAGGGTGCTGTAGTTCTTCATCGGGGTTTCTCAAAGTTGTCCATTGTGGAATGGTTGTTGAGGTTCATGCTTCCTAATTTTTAAGATCTATATCATGAAAACTGAATGGCCTTGAAAACATATTCGCCAAATCCTcatttcacctcatagtcagttttcCTCACTGTTTCTAGGCCCCTCCATCAGACATGTTGCCTGAAAGATCAAGACTTCTTAATGGTGCATGCCAAACTTATTTCGCGGAAATATTAACTGGAAAAGGATCCTTTCAGGTAGTTATCACAAACTGAGCTTTATGAAGTTTCTTTCAATGATCTTCATCCTGTGTAACGACTGCAAACATAGTGCTTTGAATTAACTCCTATCAATGCCCCCCTCcccccacaaaaaaaaaaaaagcttgtaGATATCAATCTGCAGCAAAGAAATTTCTTTGGTATCCAATTCATGATCTGGACAGGTGGATCTTGGATAAAAAATAATGGGGCAAATTTCTCTGTTTTGCTGAAGTCAATCAATCCTAATGGAAAGGTACTGCTCATTCTTTGATCTTGGTTTAACATGCCTTGCTAATATACTCATAAGCATCCTCATGGCATAGTTGCATCTCATGGTGATAAACTTTATTATGGATGATCTATCAAATAGGAAAACTTTCCTTGACACAGCGGGGTATGAGATTGAGGAAATAGTTAACTACTGAAGAGATTATTCCTTTTGGCTGATGTCAGCAATAACATTTGATCTCAACTAATTTACTAAAAATATTGAATCAATAATGTAGAATGGTGTTACACCTAAAAATATGTGCAACTATTTCCTTCAACATTTTAGTTGTGACAGAGGCCAGCTTAATCCCCAATGTTAACTCCCTTCTATTGTTAATAGGCCTTATAATAGGTTAAATTCTCATTCTCAAAAGTGCATCAAGGCATTTGTTCTGTTGATGTATATTATGTGCAGGTTGATGGGGATGGGAAAGAAATTGTCAAATGGTTACTTGATGAAATATATCGAAGAGAAAAAGAGGCGGAAAGGTCATTGATGCACAGGTTAGATTAAGATTTTATGCTAATAATGTTTTTAATGCTTTAAATATACTGAATTCCCATGATTAAATTAGCTTTAGATCATATTTTAGCATATGCTTTGTGATTTTAAATATATGTTCacaaaactaaataataaaaaaatgtctACTTGGTATGATAAAGCAAATAAACTTTTTGCAGTGCCTTCTTTGCGTTGCCTTTTCACTAAGTATGCTATTTCTAGCTTATTCACTTTGGGCACAGGTTCAACATTGCAACAGAATTGACAGAACGTTGTAAATTTGAAGGGGAATCAGGCCTTATTGGCATTTTGGTCTGGTTGAGGTTTATGGCCTGCAGGCATCTTACATGGAACAAGAACTACAATGTGAAACCTCGGTAAAATATTACTTTTAGCTTTGATGAAAACTTTTTCTGACTGATCTTGACTACTGATCTTAGGTGCTTTTTGGATTCTAGTGTTTTCATTTTCACATGCATATTAACAATAATTCAAGAGCTCGGTATAGTTACTTTgctcctatttttttttttttttttttctttttttacttgATTGCTTTATgtatttgcatagaaaataggattTGTGTTCTATTATTTTGTAGGCTCAGTCTATTATGTAAGCTTTTTTCTCTTGGTTCATTAAAGTTGGTACTTCCCCAATAGGAGTCTTGTATTGTGCAGAAGGCATACTTGAGATTAGCAACTACAGACCATATCTGGAAAGCTCTTAAAGTGTAGTTTCCAAATAAAATGAGGAGAAGGAATTCAATCTGTTGACTTGACTTTGAAAGAAGGGAACTCGAGGAGGGGGGTATCGTGTGGAGGGTAAACCAACCAAAATTATCTATGCTGAATCTCTCAATTTTTCTTTAAGCTTAATATCTAGAAAATTGTtctctataattttaataaagtAGGATCACAAAGCAATTGCGCAATTTATTAGCATGGACCTTGTAGAGCTTCACTTGGTTTCCTCATTAACAAAATAATTGATACTAAATAAAGACAGAAGTTTTATGAGTAAAAAGCACAGGAGAACAAGAAGATTAACATGCCCTAAGGAAGACAAAAATTCATCTTCCGCTTATTTTAAGGAGATGGATTTCTAGGCAATATTGGGGCTGTATCCTACAGCTACAGGTTTTGGTGGAATATGCATCCTCATCTATCAGGTTGCGGTGTTTTATACATGATATCCATGGCATTTGATCCTTCATTATAATAAGCTCTTGCATTAAGACTTAGTTTTACTGTTGAATTGGTAGAAAATTCGGAATCTGCCTCAGATGGTAATGATGTTCAATTGAAACCAAATTGCCATCACAAAATGAAGTACAAATTTGCTATGTTTCGACTtggtcttttcatttttttttctttgactcaCTGGGTTACAACTTGCATCTTGTCCACATGTTGTGGCCTTTTATCACCTGCTTATCTTCTTTTATTTTACACACAATGCACTCTAGTTTTGCATATTTGGTGAGGCTAGAATTCAGTATGGAGAACATGAAGATCAGAGAGTTGACACGTACATTGCCTTATGGTGTAGTGATATCTAATTACTATGTCTCTGCAGTGAAATTAGTGAAGCTCAGGATAAGTTCACCAATTTACTACAAAAAATATATGTGAACCAGCCGAATGATGGAGAAATTGTGAGATTGATTATGTTATGTGTTGGACGTGGAGGTCAAGGAGATGTTGGGCAGAGAATTCGTGATGAAATTCTTGTGCTTCaggtatatttattaatttttttttttgtataagtTGTTTGCCTTGTATCCATCTTGCTAGAGTAAATATTCTACCACCTTCAGAGAAACAATGAAAGCAAGACTGGCATGATGGAGGAGTGGCACCAAAAGTTGCACAATAACAGTAGCCTAGATGATGTGATAATTTGTGAGGTATGATTATTTATGAAGTGCTATTCTTCAACTGTAGTTATCTACTTTCAGTGATCAAGTGATCCACTGTTAGGTTGAAaaattttgatgtgttttagATTTATACAAATAATTATCCGAagaataataagaaaaaaaaattcctgTACTAGTTTATTTTTGTATGTACAACTTCTGTATATTGTGCCACATGCATATTTGGATACATGTGAAACTCATTTACCTCTGAATGCAAGATTATTGCTATTATTATTGAAAAGCTTTTATGGTTCATGTTTTACATAGTCAAGTGGCTATATTGGCAATCACATTAGATTCCCCCCTATGATTTCAACTAATCCCTCCTAACAATGAGCCAAATTATTTTAATTGGTAACAAGTTCTAATGAAATACGCAGTAACAAAGCCTCTAATCTAAAATCCAAACTAGCTGAAAAAGTTTGTTCCCTGGGTTAATCATATATTTGTATGGTTCAATCCTTCAATTTTGAACATTAAACTTTTTTCCCCTTTTAACAGGCACTCTTAAATTATGTAAGATGTGGGTTTAGAATTGATGTTTATTGGCAAACATTAAATGCAAATGGTCTGACAAAAGAGAAGCTTGCAAGTTATGATCGTCCAATTGTGTCAGAGCCTCATTTTAACACCCATGCTAAGGAAGGTCTCATTCGTGACCTTACAATGTACTTGAAGACATTAAAGGTATGCTGCAGAGGGCTCTTTTTGCCTTCTCTAATTATCAAAGTGTACTATGAGCAGTAGTaatttaattatctttatttttatctAATTATGTAGTTGGCATGAAATAGTTTGCAAAAAATCTAAATATTTGAAAATGGGAAATGAACAAATGTTGTGTTATATATGGAAGTCATAGCCATGATGAATTAATCATCTTTATAAGTTGGACAAAGTCTTTGCACTATACATTGCCATTTATGACAACCTTTTTCAGCTTAATCTACTTGGAAGCTTATCTATGGGATAGAATTTTGCAATGACCAAAGTAAGACATTAGCATTTTTTAACTTAAATGATAACATTTTCTTGCACAACTATGTCATTTAGATAAAATTCCAGTAAATTTTTAGGTCTTACTATCTAATGGCCTTCATCATAGAACTGAGTTGCAGGCATAATGTATTCTTTTTAATCTGACCCACATATACATTGTGCATGAGAATTCCTCTTATAATTCtcattacttttatcaaaattccTTAGGCTGTTCACTCAGGTGCTGACCTTGAATCTGCGATTGAAACTTGTTTGGGTCCTTCTTGCAAGGTAATTGCCGTCTTTCTATTCTAGGAAATGTTCTGATTTCCAGccctcattttcttcttcttttgcaatTTAAAAATTGCTAACGAGTCAAATCATCCTTTTCTACTCATGTTCAGAGTGATTTCACGAATGTAGAGAGAGTTAATTCTCTAGATGGTTTGTCACAAAAGTTGCGGGCAAGTCTCTCTTCTTTAAAGTTTATTTTAACTTGTGTATAGAAGATCTTTTGTTTTCCGACTTTTGGTtcatgtgattgcatttttgttgATGTATGCTGTGTTTGTGTGGGCATATGTGAGTGCATGAGCACATTTTTCTATGATATCTGAATTGGAAACTTCGATATCTTAGTTTGTTTTACTTGTATTGTCAAATGATAGGAATCGTTGAACTTTATCAGAGCAAATGTGGCTGATGCAAATGTTGCTTCGCTTATGGAGGTTATATTTTGCAAACAAATTTTGTATGTGTTTTTTAAACTAGAACAATTGATCttaaatggtttaaatttaaCTCCAGAAGTTACTGGAATCTCGCATCGAGCTTCACCCTGTTTTGCTCACATCTACCGGAAGAGCAAAAGATTTACTCTTCCTCGATCTTGCTTTGGATTCTGCAGTTAGAACAACAATGGAAAGAGGACTGAAAGACATCAGCTTCGATCACCTGCCAGTAAATTTTCCACTCATATTGCCAGCATATTTTGTTGGAATACTTGCTTTTAATGTTTCATATTTGTATAATAAAAAGAAGTATATATGCAAGGAGGgggaaattttgattttttttttttgttgtaattGTGACTAGGATATTATGTGCTACATTTCCTTTGTGCTTGAAAATTTATGCCTATCAATCGTCAACAATGAAGACCTGATTTATTGCACAAAGGTAATTCTTTCCTTTAGCTTCAATGCTTTGCTCTTTTCCCATTTGTACTTTTTTGAAGTATGGTGTATAGCtaattttgctaatttctttaatgTATGTACTTATATTTTTCTGGAAATCAACTTCAAATCTTTAATTTTCTCAAGTCAGAAGCTTATTGGAGTACTTACTCCAATTAAGGGTGTAAACAAATCGAGCTGAGCTAAGCTGAGCTTTGAAAAGCTCAAGCATGGTTCGTTAAAATTTTTTCAAACTCGAGCTCAAGTGTCGAGCTCGAGCTGAATATCTATAAGCAGAAGCTTGGCTCGTTTAGAAAACGAGCTCTAAATGAGCCTAGCTAAACCAAACTTTTTATCAAATTGAGTCTTGAGAATTTCACAAGTAGTTCAACTTATTTACAGAGAGAGTTTTAGGTTTATGGTTATGAAGTTCAAACTACGTAATTTTGATTAGCTCtcatataaaaaaataacttaattttcataaaaaattaaatttaaattgcaaataactatatttaataaatacattttatatattgattatatCATAATGTTaaacaatatattatttttagagcattttaaataaaataataaatatttataatataataacatACAATagctaatataaatatttttataaatgagTCTGTTCACAAACCGGCTCACAAGTCTTAATGAGCCGAATATTGCAAAGCTCTATATTGGCTTGTTTATTAAACGAGTTTAAAAATCTAGTTTGAGCTCAACTCATTTTCTAAACGAGTTGAACTGAGCAGAGCTTTTATTGAGCCGAGCCTTGAGCAGCTCGCGAACAGCTTAGTTCATTTACAGCTCTAACTCCAATTGATGGCTTTCTGCTGCTTTCAAAGGGTTGGTATCTCGTCTGTGAATCATACAAATCCAATGATGTTCAGTGGGCATTACAAGCAAAATCTATTCTTGATCGGGTGCAGCTAATACTTGCTGATAGGTCTCAGAACTACCAGAAAAAAATTCAGCCCAGTGTGCAGTATCTTGGTAATTTGCTTGGTATTAAGAAATGGGTGGTAAGTTAAACCAAAAAAATTTTAAGTTAGTCACTTTTAATATAGTGTTTTTCAAAGAAGCTATTCATTTTCCTCAACTTCTTTTTTGACCTGTTGTCAGATTGATATTTTTACAGAGGAGTTGATTAGGGCAGGCTCAGCAGCTATCCTGTCCACACTTATCAATCGTTTTGATCCCATTCTTAGAAAAATTGCAAATCTAGGCTGGTAAGAATTTAATTAGACCAACTAATTGTACACCGAATAACACTAAGATTTGATATaagcttttcttttttctttttggaAATGTCTATTctcaaagttattttattttatttatttatttttttttttttgggggggggggagggggggatcTATCCAACATTTTAAATTGCATTATTCACAGAAGTTGGGTTAAGATTTTATAATAACTTTTTTTTGCTGTTTTATGAGGTTTGGAATTAACAATGCACTAAAGTTTGCGTTTGGCAGTTGGCAAGTTATCAGTCCAGTGGAAGTGTGTGGTTTTGTAACCTCTGTTCATGAGTTAATTACCATTCAAAACAAGGTTTACGGAAAACCAACTGTTATTATTGCAAATAGAGTAACTGGGGAGGAGGAGATTCCTGATGGAGTTGTTGCTGTGCTAACACCTAATATGCCAGATATTTTGTCCCATGTCTCTATTAGAGCAAGAAATAGCAAGGTGTGTAACTTTTCTCTACTTATTCATTTCTGAATTTCATTCTATAAAGTTGCTTCGTTGTATTTGATTGAAATGACAAGCAATCTCTAATTCTTGGCTTAAGAAAACAAGCATATGACATCTAACTAGAGAAGCATGTGACAGGTATGCTTTGCCGCATGTTTTGATCAGAATATTCTTAGGAATCTCAAGCTAAAGGAAGGAAAAGCTATATCAATAAGCATGAAATCAATGAATTTGATTATCAGGTAGGCCAGTTGAGTGTATGATTggctattaaattttttttcctctAACTTCAACGACCACTGTTTCTTGCTCAATTGCAGTGATGTCGATGGCTCAAATTTATCACTTAATTCCTCTATTTCTACTTCCATTCCACGAGCAGTTACACTTAAAAGGAAGCTGTTTTGTGGGAAATATGCTATTTCACTTGAGGAGTTCACTGCTGAGATGGTATGCAAATGGTGATCAACTTAGTTTCATCTCTAGATTAGGTTAAGATGTTTGCTTATTTACCACCTCAGTGCATGTAAACTTGTCCTACTTAATAATTGTGTTTGTAGATACAACACAATCATATGCTTTAGTTcttggatttatttatttatttatttttttaatattttcttcaATTGCAGAGTAATTAACACTATCTCGTTATTCCCAAACTTGTTTGGGAGGCAATACAAGGCAGGAGTGGATCTTTTAGCTACTCTGTTGACCCTCCCATTTTTTGAATCATTTATTGTACTTGAGATTTTTAAAAATAGTATTTGGACATCTGTCAAGTTACAACTTCTCTGTCCTTAATTAGTATCAGTTCTCAGTAAAAGCCTCAATTTGATGTGATCGTGGTGACTTTTTTTCATAGGTCGGTGCAAAATCTTGCAACATCAAATTTTTAAGAGAAAGGGTGCCATCATGGATTAAGATTCCAATTTCAGTTGCCCTAACATTTGGAGCCTTTGAAACTATTCTTTTAGAAGATATTAACAAGGTACTGCTGATATTTCAGAGGAGACTTTTGCCATTCCTTGTGATCCATTAAGCATTATACACAAGTAATTATGATTATGCATGTCATGTGTGAATGAATCATTCATAATAATGTTTTTTTTTGTATTACGTGTTCATCTGTTCACGCTGCTAGTGAAAATGGATGTTTATAACTTGGTTAATAATAGCCTGCCTATGAAAAATTATAAGGGTTTCtttcaatcaaattaaaattttactgtTAGTCTCACTTGTATGTTTTGTACAACATGCCTGGAGGTTTATAATGTTCTTCCTTTTCATGTCTCTCCTTGGCTCCTTGCACACAAACTTAGAAGCTTGGCAGCCTAGAGAGGTGGTTGTCCACATAACTCTATGAAAATATGACAATTGTGTTTGGTCAATGAGGGTTATACCTCAGCTCGATAAATTTTACTTATCTCATGCCAACATTATGCCCTTTGCATTGTGCCTCTAGTCAATGCTTCTTAAGCATTGAATACTGATGGTTTCATCTCATCTTCAGGCTTCTGTTTATGATGTGGGGGGTGTACCATTTACATTGGATACACTGGAGATATTCTGCTTGGTGATTGCAAAGGATTGGTGATAGTTGTTGATACCCTATAGACatagttgcttttttttttttgtcctctCAATTGTTAACTCTTATATGCAAGTTATTAAATTCTGTTGGACTTTGAGCACTAGAGGGTTACTTTTATTCATAACCCCTCAACTTAGTAGGTTCTATCAGTAATGTCTCTCGACTTTAATTTGTGTTATAGAATCCCTTGAACTTCAATTTAAGTATCATTAAAATCCTTGTGACCTACTATTACAAGTTTCTAGGTTAACTTATGGTTAAATCTCACTTATCGTCTCTCAACTCTGATAAATATACCACACACCCTCCTCAACTTTAATTTATCTTAGAAATCTTTAAACTTTAatttgatatacaaataattttaatacaaaATGTACTAAATAATAATTAAGATTGGATATATTATTTTGCTTATTTAACAAATAAAGGCAAACTATATACAatatcaaattatatatatatataattaattaaaattttcatactTAATTAGGGTTtagatattttcaaaataaagtaaaatagttATATGTTATTAGCTTTTTTCTTGCATTAAAATAAACCAAAggaattaagaaaaattaaacataaatattttAGACATTAacctaaaattgaattaaaaaaataatatatgtgaaaataatatttttatatgataaattaaataattaattaattgtaaatatttataaaaatatttaaataaatccaaaataaatgaagatgtaaaattttaaacTGACTATAAAGTTAAGGGATGACTATGATGAACCTATTTAAGTTGAGGGACGATGAGTGAAACTTAGCAATAAGTTAATCTAGAAACTTGTAATAGCAGGTTACATGGATTTTAGTGATACTCATTGAAATTCGATGATTTTTACGATTCAAATTAAAGTTGAAGGACAATGCTGATACAACCACCTTAATTGAGGGACTATGAGTGAAATTAACCTGAGCACTGGAGGTGACAATTTGTGGCCTAACTGGCaattttgattgaaatatacCTGAAATTTGAGGGTCAAAGTCAAACCCACCCTGTATTGTGTCAAAATAACCCAAATCCAAAATACCAAAAAAGGGTATGACCAAACTGAACCTGACTTGCCCGAAATAATTAAATTGTAAACTAAAAATTGAAAAGGAAAACCACAAAATTGAGAAATAAAGAAAAACTGGTGCGAAAAGCatgcatattttttttttttcaatttgcaATGTATATTTACA harbors:
- the LOC110661549 gene encoding LOW QUALITY PROTEIN: alpha-glucan water dikinase 2 (The sequence of the model RefSeq protein was modified relative to this genomic sequence to represent the inferred CDS: inserted 1 base in 1 codon; substituted 2 bases at 2 genomic stop codons); translation: MASSGTARVEHFQLVDGMQLKINVSGSLNGPNVRIELRLKNCTRAWILHWGFVNHGNPNWFIPSEQSPGSKSYKQGALQTPFTKSGEFYVVNMELRGPKFHAIEFVLKDSCCNRWLKLNNGNFRVDLPEHDESTIHPSLSKDLIERKAYQIWESKGRPTSTPHQQKRDYDDAVRELQSQLAKGISLNELQSSCMSTSTKTLTDNRGHSRCALPPSYRRRHDVDQWLHKHSVGHAKSTNMPFSALMDLVERTNGGDKVISRQSYHVGNYEIVVLTKIVKSDLHVLVATNTKGAVVLHRGFSKLSIVEWLLSFPHCFXAPPSDMLPERSRLLNGACQTYFAEILTGKGSFQLVDINLQQRNFFGIQFMIWTGGSWIKNNGANFSVLLKSINPNGKVDGDGKEIVKWLLDEIYRREKEAERSLMHRFNIATELTERCKFEGESGLIGILVWLRFMACRHLTWNKNYNVKPREISEAQDKFTNLLQKIYVNQPNDGEIVRLIMLCVGRGGQGDVGQRIRDEILVLQRNNESKTGMMEEWHQKLHNNSSLDDVIICEALLNYVRCGFRIDVYWQTLNANGLTKEKLASYDRPIVSEPHFNTHAKEGLIRDLTMYLKTLKAVHSGADLESAIETCLGPSCKSDFTNVERVNSLDGLSQKLRESLNFIRANVADANVASLMEKLLESRIELHPVLLTSTGRAKDLLFLDLALDSAVRTTMERGLKDISFDHLPDIMCYISFVLENLCLSIVNNEDLIYCTKGWYLVCESYKSNDVQWALQAKSILDRVQLILADRSQNYQKKIQPSVQYLGNLLGIKKWVIDIFTEELIRAGSAAILSTLINRFDPILRKIANLGCWQVISPVEVCGFVTSVHELITIQNKVYGKPTVIIANRVTGEEEIPDGVVAVLTPNMPDILSHVSIRARNSKVCFAACFDQNILRNLKLKEGKAISISMKSMNLIISDVDGSNLSLNSSISTSIPRAVTLKRKLFCGKYAISLEEFTAEMVGAKSCNIKFLRERVPSWIKIPISVALTFGAFETILLEDINKDIASRISCFYKSVLGGDLTKLRAIQDAIQQMRTYYIIXIPVKWSLLTLTYELKSKMRSSRIPWPGDEGEERWNRAWQAIKKVWASKWNERAYVSCRKANLNHDNLRMAVLVQEIISGDYAFVIHTKNPXSGDASEIYTEIVKGLGETLVGAYPGRSMSFITRKSNLKFPIVTGYPSKNIGLYSKQSIIFRSDSNGEDLEGYAGAGLYDSALMDEEEKVILDYSSDRLMVDKAFQTSIFSKIAEAGKIIEGLCGCPQDIEGVVKDGVIYVVQARPQF